A section of the Akkermansia muciniphila genome encodes:
- a CDS encoding MFS transporter: MTRTRDELAAETAPPIKVPLWTRDYILACCANLMMGLAFFELVPVLPLYLTGQLQVSSGWLGWIMSIYVLAAIISRPWFAHRVDTGDRKKIYITVYILLALSFSGYAVAATALAFFLTRFVQGLIWGGMTTSGPTMAVDIIPPSRRGEGLGFFGMTMTLGMCLGPVIGLQVYQVYGFYVITWSSLVLCLAGAGIASLIRAPKRPVQEPVQETPKKVLDRLVLRVGIPLAVNVMIASFSYGVVAVYSALYGKMYGFKYAGLFYALMGLGMLVSRFMVGRQIDRGRVAELSVISLSILTVSFGALALAPLEWVYYTSAILIGFGFGIFIPTFQTMKLNMADRGHRGAVNSTFFTAFDIGVGTGMFFGGKIYAYLNLNWAFGTGALLNLLAIVYFYRISLDHYRKNKLGVDSD, from the coding sequence ATGACCCGGACCAGAGATGAATTGGCGGCGGAAACCGCACCGCCCATCAAAGTGCCTCTCTGGACGCGGGACTACATCCTGGCCTGCTGCGCCAACCTGATGATGGGACTGGCCTTTTTTGAACTGGTGCCCGTGCTCCCGCTGTATTTGACGGGTCAATTGCAGGTTTCCTCCGGCTGGCTGGGCTGGATCATGTCCATTTACGTGCTGGCCGCCATCATTTCCCGCCCCTGGTTCGCGCACCGGGTGGACACCGGAGACCGCAAGAAGATTTACATCACGGTTTACATCCTGCTGGCCCTGTCCTTTTCAGGGTATGCCGTGGCCGCCACCGCCCTGGCGTTTTTCCTGACGCGCTTCGTGCAGGGCCTGATCTGGGGCGGCATGACCACCTCCGGTCCGACGATGGCCGTGGATATCATCCCCCCTTCCCGCCGCGGGGAGGGCCTGGGCTTTTTCGGCATGACGATGACGCTGGGCATGTGCCTGGGACCCGTCATCGGCCTCCAGGTATACCAGGTATACGGCTTTTACGTAATTACGTGGAGCTCCCTGGTGCTGTGCCTGGCCGGGGCTGGAATCGCCTCCCTCATCCGCGCGCCCAAACGCCCCGTCCAGGAACCCGTGCAGGAAACGCCCAAAAAGGTGCTGGACCGCCTGGTGCTGCGCGTGGGCATTCCGCTGGCGGTGAACGTGATGATCGCTTCCTTTTCCTACGGGGTGGTGGCCGTTTACTCCGCCCTGTACGGGAAAATGTACGGCTTCAAGTACGCCGGGCTGTTTTACGCGCTGATGGGGCTGGGCATGCTGGTCTCCCGGTTCATGGTGGGCAGGCAAATCGACCGCGGGCGCGTAGCGGAGCTTTCCGTCATCTCCCTGAGCATCCTGACCGTCAGCTTCGGCGCGCTGGCGCTCGCTCCGCTGGAATGGGTTTACTACACGTCCGCCATCCTCATCGGCTTCGGCTTCGGCATCTTTATCCCCACCTTCCAGACCATGAAGCTGAACATGGCGGACCGCGGGCACCGGGGAGCCGTCAATTCCACGTTCTTCACGGCCTTTGACATCGGGGTGGGCACGGGCATGTTCTTCGGGGGCAAGATTTACGCGTACCTGAACCTGAACTGGGCCTTTGGCACAGGAGCATTGCTGAACCTGCTGGCGATCGTGTACTTCTACCGCATTTCCCTGGACCACTACCGGAAGAACAAGCTTGGCGTGGATTCGGATTGA